The Arachis ipaensis cultivar K30076 chromosome B10, Araip1.1, whole genome shotgun sequence DNA window GTTCTTGCTCAGACTCCGATGCGGTGTGTCCGTCTTCGTGTTGGTCATCCGCCATCGTTCGTTGATCTTCCAagtccccgacaatggcgccaataTTCCGGGGCTTACCTAGAACCGGATGATTGAGCTTGTTTGTGAGGTCCAAGTGCTCAAGGAAGGTGGTCTCCGACTTGTCCTGCGTTAGGGAGCTGCCGTCCGAGTTGTGTGTTTGAGAAGATTGGGGGGGGGGGGTGGTACGTGCAAGACACTTCAATGCTTAAGTCAGCAAAGGGTAAAGTAGGTTTAAATGTATTGGAACTTAAGTTTACTTGAGTAAGTCAGTGAATTTATAGAGAGGATCCAATAACCACCATTAAAGTAGTTCCACTTCTAATGGTAGATAACCGTCTTTTTATCTTAGGACTGTTAAGGTGAATCTTCTAAAAGTAGGTGAAAAATTTAAGGAGGCAGTTAATTATTTGGATAAGTGTCATCTGTTAGCTCATGTCGAGTCTGACTTCTTTAGAGAAGTCGGATAAACGATGAAGGTCAACTCTTTGGATTATATTTGACCTTTTTAACTTACTTGAGCCTGACCTGCATTGAAACAGGATatgaacattattattattattattattattattattattattattatggccATGCCTTTGGGGATCAGATCTCGCATCATTCATTCACCTGGTTTATACATTGAATTTCCAACTCTGTGAAATAATACTTCTAATGAAAGGAATTAAAAAATAATCCACGTGATATGAACAATAATTCATGCTACGAAAAGGccaataaaattgaaattttaatacATTTAAAGTTTGTTGGTACAGCAACAACAACGCGGTTTCTGCCATGCATCcttttaaaatttgttatatgATTAAATCAAAGTATCTGTCTAATTCGATCTAAagctaataaaatattattaattatattccCACTAAAATGTTAAGCATATAGAAGTATAATAGATTTTAAGATTTGCATTGTGTTTCTTCAAAGAAGCTACGTACTGCCTACAAGAACAGAAACATAACCAAGCAAATGGACATTATTATTGTTGACCACTTTTCAATTTCCTTTGCTTTTAATTTTGATTTCAATTGGAAataatcaaaatatatatatttataNNNNNNNNNNNNNNNNNNNNNNNNNNNNNNNNNNNNNNNNNNNNNNNNNNNNNNNNNNNNNNNNNNNNNNNNNNNNNNNNNNNNNNNNNNNNNNNNNNNNNNNNNNNNNNNNNNNNNNNNNNNNNNNNNNNNNNNNNNNNNNNNNNNNNNNNNNNNNNNNNNNNNNNNNNNNNNNNNNNNNNNNNNNNNNNNNNNNNNNNNNNNNNNNNNNNNNNNNNNNNNNNNNNNNNNNNNNNNNNNNNNNNNNNNNNNNNNNNNNNNNNNNNNNNNNNNNNNNNNNNNNNNNNNNNNNNNNNNNNNNNNNNNNNNNNNNNNNNNNNNNNNNNNNNNNNNNNNNNNNNNNNNNNNNNNNNNNNNNNNNNNNNNNNNNNNNNNNNNNNNNNNNNNNNNNNNNNNNNNNNNNNNNNNNNNNNNNNNNNNNNNNNNNNNNNNNNNNNNNNNNNNNNNNNNNNNNNNNNNNNNNNNNNNNNNNNNNNNNNNNNNNNNNNNNNNNNNNNNNNNNNNNNNNNNNNNNNNNNNNNNNNNNNNNNNNNNNNNNNNNNNNNNNNNNNNNNNNNNNNNNNNNNNNNAAACATTTTGTAGCaagatcagaaaaaaaaaaagtatataaaagggtaaagtattaaattagtcTCTTATATTtagatttaattctgttttaatttttaaagtttaaagtgttttatttgaatctaaaaaagttTCATGTAGTTTTAATATAGTCCTACTGCAAAGTCAATGcatgttaaataattaatttcACCGTTGCACCAAATTTTAATGTCCTTCCCTGAAAAAGAGGTACAAATTCGAGAGGCACATGATGCATCACCACGAATCACTGGTCATGGTTCAAGCACATGGAGAACATTGTTGAAAACTCACTTTCCGCAGAAAAATTCACTGGTGGCGACGAGAATAAGACCATTGTCACCTCTACTGCGAGAAACTCCTCTCGACAACCGAAAAGTTTGGTTATATAAgttttttatatttgaaaactgagtttcgttaattatttaacattaACTTCACGGCATGACTATATTGaagctaaataaaacttttttgaatttaaataggacactttaaactttaGGAACAAAAACATAATTAGGCCCAAACTTAAAAgactaatttagtactttactcttttacaaaatataaaattattattgaatataatataatttaaattctaAGATATACaatcttataaaataaaatataaaagtgtACCTAATAATGCATATAGAATAGCTCTTATTAGTGcatttattttgtatatatatgcCAGCTGCATTGTGATTCTATAGTAGTGCCAAATAGTTGGACAAAATTATTGCTACTATTTAATTATATTGATAATTCCACCATCGAAGGGCACTAAGTAATTTACAATTGTAACAAAATTAAAGGGGGTAATACAGCATTGATCCAACTATAAAAGAGGTGCTACAAGAGCATGTTTATGCACTCTACCAAATTCTTACATTATTTCTTCCTATATAGTAGTAGTATTGATAAACTTAATTGTTTTCCTTAGATCCCTATAATATCATAACATTATTTTGTTTGGTCTCTACATGTTATATTGGTGTACTAGTAATAAAAATGGGCATAACAGAAGCATGTTCAAGGTTCATTGTTGACTTCTTGCAAGCATTCAAACACTCATCACCACCAAGCTCAATTCATGATGAGCTTGATCACAATCACCATAGCCCTGATTGCAAGCCCCAGAATTCGCTAAAGCTCGATGACAACACGGTTCGCGCCCTCATGACTGTGTTTGGCATGCAAAACAATGGAAGaatcaagaaagaaaatgctAGAAGAGTTGTGGAGAAGCTTGGTTTGGTGCATGACAAAGATAATAACAACAAGGCCTCATCATCACCATCAAGATTTGAGCTTCATGGTGATGGTGGATTGTTGGAGGGCGATGAAGTGCCGGTAGAAGAGGTTCTTGGTGATTTGGAGGACATGTCAAAGCGCAATGAGCTCTTGCATGAAGCATTCAAGATCTTTGATGAGGATGGAGATGGTTACATTGATGCAATGGAGTTGAAGAGGGTGCTAGATTGTCTTGGTTTGGATAAAGGTTGGGACATGAACACAATTGAGAAGATGGTTAAGGTTGTTGATTTGAATCTTGATGGCAAGGTTGACTTTGGTGAGTTTGAGTTGATGATGGGATAGCCTTAGCTAGCATATTATTCTTAATGTTCAttcatttctattttatctttttttaaaaaataggacTAGTTGTTGAGCTACCAATTGTAAATCAATATTTATTTCAGCATTTTCTCTAATGAacctttttttctccttttaataaattattctgaCATCGATATTATACATAACACTTTATTTTGTGACAACTATACTAACTTctttaaaagaaaaaatcaacCATGTGGTGGAGGAGATCATCAAGATCCTGCTGATAGAGACCCCAAATCAAATTGTTTCCATGTTTTCAATTGCTTTATTGTTTCTCTAATAACGAGTGTTCAAAAATGCTAAATTTTATTGGAGTCTTGAAATTATAGCAACTTGAAATAGTTGGAATATATATATGGCATCTTGGCAAAGGTTGGATGTTAGTTGCTATTTTTCAATGAGAAGTGGATAAAGCAATCAAGTCCCTTTATACAGAAGAAAGAAATACATCAAGAAAGGACACACTATTTTAATGAGCATAATCCACAAAGGAAATGTATCCAAAATACAATAACAATGTAACCTACATATACAATCTAATTGGAACAGACATACAAAATATAAAGTTGGATCTAATTGGACCCTACACAAATCCTAGTAGTGAGCATAACAAACTCTTACTGCTGCCAGATGTTCATGGAGTTTAGAGCATCGTTTATGACTCCATTGTTGATGTCATTGTAAGGAATATCCAAGTCTCCCAGCCCACCAAGACCTGGATGATTCTGtccacctccaccaccaccattatTGTATAAGGCATCGTTTGCATGGACAGTGATGGTCGGCGACACGTGAGCCATATGACGCAGACTACTAGTCGTCGTGTTAAGCTGTGGTGGCGCGCTCAGTTGAGAATGAGGCTGAAGAAGTTGGTTGTTTAAGGTGGTAACAGAGCCTCGAGTGACCATATCCTCGGCTAACTTCACCTAAAAGTAAATAGCATGTGTGTGATTGATGACTAGCACCACCATGTAATTCTAGCAAGATTTTTCAGAaatgaaataaaacaaaattaaaggttctacttgtaccttagcTCTCAAGGCTTCAACATCTGATTTTAGCACTCGGTTATTAGTATCCGCCTCATGAAATTGTTGTCTAACATCATTAAACTGCTTGTATAGGGTTGCATTTTCCAGTTTCAGCTTTTCAACCTGAGACAGTAAAGATTAAGACTTCAATTAAATTAAACAGGTTCAGAGAGAACCAGTAACAACATCTCTTGAGTTCTTAACACTACTCAACAATACTTCTGCATAACAAATATTCAATTAAGCTTTAGCTTCTTCAACAAAGACTTGCACCTTCTACTTACTGCTTAAACACCAG harbors:
- the LOC107621865 gene encoding probable calcium-binding protein CML32, with protein sequence MGITEACSRFIVDFLQAFKHSSPPSSIHDELDHNHHSPDCKPQNSLKLDDNTVRALMTVFGMQNNGRIKKENARRVVEKLGLVHDKDNNNKASSSPSRFELHGDGGLLEGDEVPVEEVLGDLEDMSKRNELLHEAFKIFDEDGDGYIDAMELKRVLDCLGLDKGWDMNTIEKMVKVVDLNLDGKVDFGEFELMMG